The following are encoded in a window of Haliotis asinina isolate JCU_RB_2024 chromosome 14, JCU_Hal_asi_v2, whole genome shotgun sequence genomic DNA:
- the LOC137261143 gene encoding uncharacterized protein — MITKIICTSCLKRLVSGSISGVFKTFASTPANLSSRLQFRHFVRTSHSGFSRHSNTPESQLPIRYLYVHTSIGRWADIPDGLVFDVGYGDSMPDKQWSRATPTVLGLHSSPGSHEDLTPLLEPFVKLGCRVIAPNFPGFDYTEGIIAPYNDVFTHSTDEKAEFVRDFLDNLGVESVDLVIGQGSACNPLLRLATTKETAHLFKAAVLISPWPHRRFRGINPYSLHQRIASLWDRPALRFMCRLLARRAAKLLGLQGHSLNDVIRTSQTVANIGFNEIAGLLIAADMLMLPCAVFYSAHDKFIEEHIYREFIQLMGIGEDRELLVGEDGKICAGATVQGFPKTLRFESGGQDLHTRYPGLINAMSWSLLQHVRPDAR; from the exons ATGATCACGAAAATCATATGCACGTCATGCTTGAAAAGACTGGTTTCTGGGTCGATTAGTGGTGTATTCAAGACGTTTGCATCGACACCAGCGAATCTTTCGTCAAGGTTACAGTTTAGACACTTCGTAAGAACTTCACATTCAGGATTCAGTCGACATTCTAACACGCCCGAGTCACAGTTACCGATCAGGTATTTGTACGTTCATACGTCAATAGGCCGATGGGCTGATATCCCAGATGGACTGGTGTTTGATGTCGGGTACGGTGACTCCATGCCGGACAAGCAGTGGAGCCGTGCCACGCCCACTGTCCTGGGGCTCCACTCGTCACCGGGCTCACATGAAGATCTGACTCCATTACTGGAACCGTTCGTCAAACTTGGATGTAGAGTCATTGCCCCAAACTTTCCAG GTTTTGATTACACAGAAGGTATAATTGCTCCTTACAATGATGTCTTCACTCACTCTACTGATGAAAAGGCTGAATTCGTGAGAGATTTTCTTGACAACCTGGGTGTTGAAAG CGTGGACCTGGTGATTGGACAAGGGTCAGCATGCAACCCACTCTTACGACTTGCCACTACAAAAGAGACAGCCCACTTGTTTAAGGCAGCAGTGCTTATCTCCCCCTGGCCTCATCGCCGTTTTCG GGGAATAAATCCATACAGCTTACACCAACGAATAGCATCACTTTGGGATAGGCCAGCTCTACGCTTCATGTGTCGACTACTGGCCCGACGAGCTGCTAAGCTACTAGGTCTTCAGGGACACAGCTTGAATGATGTAATAAGAACGTCACAGACTGTCGCAAACATTGGCTTCAATGAG ATTGCTGGGCTGCTGATTGCTGCGGACATGTTGATGCTCCCATGTGCTGTGTTCTACTCGGCTCATGACAAGTTTATAGAAGAACACATTTACCGAGAATTCATCCAACTGATGGGAATCGGTGAAGATCGAGAGTTGTTGGTTGGGGAGGATGGCAAGATCTGTGCTGGAG CTACTGTTCAGGGCTTCCCTAAGACTCTGAGATTTGAGAGTGGAGGTCAGGACCTCCACACGAGGTACCCTGGACTTATCAACGCCATGTCCTGGAGCCTGCTGCAACATGTCCGTCCAGATGCAAGATGA